The following coding sequences are from one Megamonas funiformis window:
- a CDS encoding PolC-type DNA polymerase III, giving the protein MTKKYLILPQNGGDKFRQLLASMPGTAQEQKIMQEATIKHVEIDVNNNSWEILMQTYNGIPDELLAKASSYISQKCNIPTVIFYQDIVDLPQEVARHWSIIVQNAANGNPTLFSILNQASHSVDGNKIMIDFKGDHIEDILRSHNIEETISQAVQAMVHCPCHVICRIDSQQQPAINNTLADFDPESYLRQLQQQAKTQNHTVSKNNTPPPPANNADNPAPKFRRKSERKLMIDNIPEEHIEITSIDGEMKNIVLRGRIFNINNREFNTGTNLLTFDLADESDGISCKVFLKNKDDFEEVMSALKKADIIKIKGSIRFDSYLNDYVMMPLNICLSELPKREDRAIEKRVELHAHTHMSNMDAVVSAKELISTAARWGWPAIAITDHGVVQAFPEAMKAAKDNKIKVIYGIEGYLTGDDYQQRRANHIIMLAKNSIGLRNIYRMVSLSHLKYLYKSRPRLPKKIISELREGVIIGSACEAGELIRAIVNNESDEKLLEIASFYDYLEIQPIGNNAFLIRNENFPDVQTDEDLIKINLKVAELAKKLNKMLIATCDVHFLNAKDSIYRAILMKGKGFEDAEKQPPLYLRTTDEMLKEFSYLGEELAYEAVVTNPRKIADMVEVFKPIPDELYSPMIPGADQEIHDMSYAKARELYGENLPKVVQDRLELELNSIIGHGFAVLYLIAHKLVKKSLDDGYLVGSRGSVGSSFVATMTNITEVNPLPPHWRCPHCRHSEFIEDGTYGCGFDMPDKDCPHCGTKMIKDGHDIPFAVFMGFDGDKVPDIDLNFSGDYQPVAHKYTEELFGKDNVFRAGTIATVADKTAYGYVKKFFDEKGIKKRDAYINSLVNGCTGVKRTTGQHPGGIMVIPRNMDVHHFTPIQRPADDTTTNTITTHFDYHSISSRLVKLDILGHDDPTVIKMLENITHRDPRTIPFDDPATMSIFSSTEALGVTPEELGATSGTFGIPEFRTPFTRQMLDDTKPKKFSDLVRISGFSHGTNVWLENAQDLITSGTCTVSDAISCRDDIMMHLIHSGIDPLFSFKTMEKVRKGKGLSEDDIKVMKDGGIPQWYIDSCLKIKYLFPRAHATAYVMMAYRIAFCKVHYPLAFYAAYFSIRAAEFDADIISKGKLAVRDKLDEIIELEKQKKLSVKDKGFQVVLELAWEMYLRGFSVEKVDLYKSNADKFILHEKSLLPPFTALTGISTMAANNIVQARLEGEFTSIDDLKKRASLSTPIVERLREHGCLDGLQESDQISLFS; this is encoded by the coding sequence ATGACAAAAAAATATCTTATTTTACCTCAAAATGGTGGCGATAAATTTCGTCAGCTTCTTGCTTCTATGCCCGGAACAGCTCAAGAACAAAAAATCATGCAAGAAGCTACTATTAAACATGTAGAAATTGATGTAAATAACAATTCATGGGAAATCCTCATGCAAACTTATAATGGTATACCTGATGAATTATTAGCTAAAGCTTCATCATATATCTCGCAAAAATGCAATATTCCCACTGTAATTTTTTATCAAGATATTGTGGACTTGCCACAAGAAGTAGCCCGCCATTGGTCTATCATTGTTCAAAATGCAGCTAATGGTAACCCTACTTTATTTTCCATTTTAAACCAAGCTAGTCATAGCGTTGATGGCAATAAAATCATGATAGATTTCAAAGGCGACCATATTGAAGATATTTTACGCTCTCATAATATTGAAGAAACTATATCTCAAGCTGTTCAAGCTATGGTACATTGCCCTTGTCATGTTATCTGTCGCATTGATAGTCAACAACAACCTGCAATAAATAATACTTTAGCTGATTTTGACCCTGAATCTTATCTTCGTCAACTTCAACAACAAGCTAAAACACAAAACCATACAGTCAGCAAAAATAATACACCGCCACCACCTGCTAATAATGCAGATAACCCTGCACCAAAATTCCGTCGCAAAAGTGAACGCAAATTAATGATTGATAACATTCCTGAAGAACATATTGAAATCACTAGCATTGATGGCGAAATGAAAAATATCGTTTTACGCGGTCGCATTTTCAATATCAATAATCGTGAATTCAATACAGGAACTAATCTTCTAACTTTTGATCTAGCAGATGAATCTGACGGTATTTCTTGTAAAGTATTCTTAAAAAATAAAGATGACTTTGAAGAAGTAATGTCTGCTCTAAAAAAAGCTGATATTATCAAAATAAAAGGCTCTATCCGTTTTGACTCTTATCTCAATGATTATGTAATGATGCCACTTAATATCTGTTTGTCTGAATTACCAAAAAGAGAAGATAGAGCTATCGAAAAACGCGTAGAACTACACGCACATACACATATGAGCAATATGGACGCTGTTGTATCAGCAAAAGAATTGATATCTACTGCCGCTCGTTGGGGCTGGCCTGCTATCGCTATCACTGACCATGGTGTCGTTCAAGCCTTCCCAGAAGCGATGAAAGCTGCCAAAGATAATAAAATAAAAGTAATCTATGGTATTGAAGGATATCTGACAGGCGATGATTATCAACAGCGCAGAGCTAATCACATCATCATGTTAGCCAAAAATTCTATCGGTCTTAGAAATATTTATCGAATGGTCTCCTTATCTCATTTGAAATATCTCTATAAATCAAGACCTAGATTACCGAAAAAAATCATCTCTGAATTGCGTGAAGGTGTAATCATCGGTTCGGCTTGTGAAGCAGGTGAATTAATCAGAGCTATTGTAAATAATGAAAGCGATGAAAAATTATTAGAAATAGCTAGTTTTTATGATTATCTTGAAATTCAACCCATCGGCAATAATGCCTTTTTAATCCGCAACGAAAATTTCCCTGATGTACAAACTGATGAAGACTTAATAAAAATCAATTTAAAAGTTGCTGAGCTTGCTAAAAAATTAAATAAAATGCTCATAGCGACTTGTGATGTTCATTTCTTAAATGCCAAGGATAGTATTTATCGTGCTATTTTAATGAAAGGCAAAGGTTTTGAAGATGCGGAAAAACAACCGCCATTATATCTTCGCACAACTGATGAAATGCTCAAAGAATTTAGCTATTTAGGCGAAGAATTAGCCTATGAAGCAGTCGTTACCAACCCACGCAAAATAGCAGATATGGTAGAAGTCTTCAAGCCTATTCCTGATGAATTATATTCACCTATGATACCAGGAGCTGACCAAGAAATTCACGATATGTCATATGCCAAAGCTCGTGAATTATACGGTGAAAATCTGCCTAAAGTAGTACAAGACCGCTTAGAATTAGAATTAAATTCCATCATTGGTCATGGTTTTGCCGTGCTTTATTTAATCGCTCATAAACTCGTAAAAAAATCACTTGATGATGGCTATCTTGTTGGTTCTAGGGGTTCAGTTGGTTCTTCCTTTGTCGCTACTATGACGAATATAACAGAAGTAAATCCTCTACCACCACATTGGCGCTGTCCTCATTGTCGCCACAGCGAATTTATTGAAGATGGTACTTATGGTTGTGGTTTTGATATGCCAGATAAAGATTGCCCTCATTGCGGAACTAAAATGATTAAAGATGGCCATGATATTCCATTTGCTGTATTCATGGGATTTGACGGCGATAAAGTTCCTGATATTGACTTGAATTTCTCTGGTGATTATCAACCAGTAGCTCATAAATACACTGAAGAATTATTCGGCAAAGATAATGTTTTCCGTGCAGGAACTATCGCCACTGTAGCTGATAAAACTGCTTATGGTTATGTAAAAAAATTCTTTGACGAAAAAGGTATTAAAAAACGTGATGCTTATATCAACAGTCTTGTAAATGGTTGCACTGGTGTAAAACGCACTACAGGGCAACACCCTGGCGGTATCATGGTTATTCCTCGTAATATGGACGTACATCACTTCACACCAATTCAAAGACCTGCTGACGATACTACGACAAATACGATAACTACACATTTTGATTACCACTCTATCAGTAGCCGTCTAGTAAAATTAGATATACTTGGGCACGATGATCCTACAGTAATAAAAATGCTCGAAAATATAACTCATCGCGACCCTAGAACTATTCCTTTTGATGACCCAGCTACTATGAGTATTTTTTCGTCTACAGAAGCACTTGGTGTAACGCCAGAAGAACTCGGTGCTACATCTGGCACATTTGGTATTCCTGAATTTAGAACACCATTTACACGTCAAATGCTCGATGACACTAAACCTAAAAAATTCAGTGATTTAGTGCGTATCAGTGGATTTTCTCATGGTACTAATGTGTGGCTTGAAAATGCTCAAGATTTAATTACCTCAGGAACTTGTACTGTTTCCGATGCGATTTCTTGTCGTGATGATATCATGATGCATTTAATTCACAGTGGTATTGATCCACTATTTTCCTTTAAAACTATGGAAAAAGTGCGTAAAGGTAAAGGTCTTAGTGAAGATGATATTAAAGTCATGAAAGATGGCGGTATACCTCAATGGTATATTGACTCTTGTCTAAAAATAAAATATCTCTTCCCACGTGCTCATGCTACAGCTTATGTTATGATGGCATATCGCATAGCCTTTTGCAAAGTTCACTATCCACTTGCCTTTTATGCTGCTTATTTCTCCATTCGTGCTGCTGAATTTGATGCAGATATTATTTCTAAAGGTAAATTAGCTGTTCGTGATAAACTAGACGAAATTATTGAACTTGAAAAGCAGAAAAAACTATCTGTAAAAGATAAAGGCTTCCAAGTCGTTTTAGAACTTGCTTGGGAAATGTATCTTCGTGGTTTTTCTGTAGAAAAAGTAGACCTTTATAAATCAAATGCTGATAAATTCATCTTACATGAAAAATCTCTATTACCGCCATTTACTGCCCTTACTGGTATCAGTACTATGGCTGCAAATAATATCGTTCAAGCTCGCCTTGAAGGGGAATTCACTTCTATTGATGACCTCAAAAAGCGTGCTAGTTTATCTACACCAATTGTTGAACGCTTGCGTGAACATGGTTGCTTAGATGGTCTACAAGAAAGTGACCAAATTTCCTTATTCAGTTAA
- a CDS encoding histidine phosphatase family protein produces the protein MTKLILIRHGRTLWNSSGKFQGQSDIELSQEGISQAEKLAENFPVTHIDRVYSSNLKRAYITGEIIAKKFNVPIIKDKRLCEVSFGSWEGLTYDEIHEKWPNEIETMFSTPDVLTMPEGESFAQVQKRGVEALLDIVNKHPDETIAITAHGGILRTLLAYALHMPLRYIWTLRQDNTAVNIVTFYGDKINVELLNSTAHLSLTQLPKLGRFS, from the coding sequence TTGACTAAGCTTATTTTAATTCGTCATGGTAGAACACTTTGGAATAGTTCTGGAAAATTTCAGGGACAATCTGATATTGAATTATCTCAGGAAGGAATTTCACAAGCTGAAAAACTAGCTGAAAATTTTCCTGTTACTCATATAGATAGAGTATATAGCAGTAATCTAAAACGAGCTTATATCACTGGAGAAATAATCGCTAAAAAATTTAATGTGCCAATCATCAAAGATAAACGTCTTTGTGAAGTTTCTTTCGGCTCTTGGGAAGGTTTAACTTATGATGAAATTCATGAAAAATGGCCTAATGAAATCGAAACTATGTTTTCTACTCCAGATGTTTTGACTATGCCTGAAGGAGAATCTTTCGCTCAAGTGCAAAAACGTGGCGTTGAAGCTCTATTAGATATTGTAAACAAACACCCTGATGAAACTATTGCCATCACAGCTCATGGTGGAATTTTACGCACTTTACTTGCTTATGCTTTGCATATGCCACTTCGCTATATTTGGACTTTAAGACAAGATAACACAGCTGTAAATATCGTTACTTTTTATGGCGATAAAATCAATGTTGAGTTATTAAATAGCACAGCACATCTTAGCCTTACACAATTGCCAAAATTAGGTCGTTTTTCTTAA
- the cobS gene encoding adenosylcobinamide-GDP ribazoletransferase, whose protein sequence is MNNFLLGLQFLTRITIKKNLDWSEKACGGSVKFFPLIGAILGIIYVLVGYVIYYLLPSFNIYLSAHLIGFILLFCNIFLTGALHCDGFTDTMDGILSGRKRERILEIMKDSRVGAHGATCLILVLIGKYSMFTDLMVNQNIYITHTQFFNSLFALFLMPIIARCCMSIAVVLFPYARKEGLGKAFHEYSSKKSMAFALLFTFIISLLLGTIGVIALIFTIIVMYLFNRYVANLIGGLTGDVYGATAEIGELVVLFVFVLAQSFI, encoded by the coding sequence GTGAATAATTTTTTATTGGGTCTACAATTTTTAACACGCATCACTATCAAGAAAAATCTTGATTGGTCTGAAAAAGCTTGTGGTGGCAGTGTTAAATTTTTCCCTTTAATTGGTGCAATTTTAGGTATAATATATGTTCTAGTGGGTTATGTGATATATTATTTATTGCCTAGTTTTAATATTTATCTATCAGCACATCTCATAGGTTTTATCCTTCTATTTTGCAATATCTTTTTGACAGGAGCACTTCACTGCGATGGCTTCACTGATACTATGGACGGTATTTTATCAGGAAGAAAACGCGAACGTATCTTAGAAATCATGAAGGATAGTCGCGTAGGTGCTCATGGTGCTACTTGTTTAATTCTAGTTTTGATTGGCAAATATAGTATGTTTACTGATTTAATGGTAAATCAAAATATTTATATTACTCATACTCAATTTTTCAACAGCTTATTTGCTTTATTCTTAATGCCGATTATCGCTCGTTGTTGCATGAGCATTGCTGTAGTCTTATTCCCTTATGCTCGCAAAGAAGGTCTTGGCAAAGCTTTTCATGAATATTCTTCTAAAAAAAGTATGGCTTTTGCTCTTCTTTTCACTTTTATCATTTCATTACTTCTAGGCACTATTGGCGTTATTGCTCTTATCTTTACTATAATCGTTATGTATTTGTTCAATCGCTATGTTGCAAATCTAATCGGAGGTTTAACAGGCGATGTATATGGTGCTACTGCAGAAATAGGTGAATTAGTAGTTTTATTTGTTTTTGTCTTAGCACAATCTTTTATATGA
- the cobU gene encoding bifunctional adenosylcobinamide kinase/adenosylcobinamide-phosphate guanylyltransferase encodes MGKIILITGGARCGKSSFAEDYVKTHGQNIAYVATSQIYDDEMAYRVKLHQQRRPSSWQTFEAPFHAEKAIHEAFCHHDIILFDCLTLYLSNYLCSEQTQAYSMEQLSAGAKDMMSSLIEAVQAQNADKTCVFVTNEVGSGIVPENALARKYRDLAGLCNQQIAKAATDVYLVVSGIPVKIK; translated from the coding sequence ATGGGCAAAATAATTTTAATAACTGGTGGTGCGCGCTGTGGAAAAAGCAGTTTTGCCGAAGACTATGTAAAAACTCATGGTCAAAATATCGCCTATGTCGCCACCTCACAAATCTATGATGATGAAATGGCTTATCGCGTGAAATTACATCAACAACGCCGTCCTAGTTCATGGCAAACATTTGAAGCACCATTTCACGCTGAAAAAGCTATCCATGAAGCTTTTTGTCATCACGATATAATTCTCTTTGATTGTTTAACACTTTATTTAAGCAATTATCTTTGCAGTGAACAAACACAAGCATACTCTATGGAACAATTATCTGCTGGAGCTAAAGATATGATGTCATCTCTAATTGAAGCAGTACAAGCACAAAATGCAGATAAAACATGTGTATTTGTAACTAATGAAGTCGGTTCTGGCATAGTTCCAGAAAATGCTCTTGCTAGAAAATATCGCGATTTAGCAGGACTTTGCAATCAACAAATCGCTAAAGCTGCCACTGACGTTTATCTCGTTGTTTCTGGTATTCCTGTAAAAATAAAATAA
- a CDS encoding bifunctional riboflavin kinase/FAD synthetase, with product MQVFSSLLDIKNLNLQGKNLAVALGTFDGVHIGHQNVIMQAVKLAKENQGLSAVFTFSNHPLSVIAPKRKPLIINDTLAKIRDIEALGVDFLFNIEFNLELCQMEPEAFVKMLKDYLSPKFLVTGPNYSFGVKGLGTPDLLKELGEKYGFKAYMQHFIYCHNNMVSSTVIRKALAEGDLDCANKMLGKPFSIDEEVIHGKKRGRLLGFPTANLAIKAERAMVPNGVYVVEAYVEGKKYQAVASVGTNPTFEDISRRVEVNIFDFQQTIYGQIIRVDFLKMLRREIKFTSVDALLNQMKKDVKQAKAYFVKE from the coding sequence ATGCAAGTTTTTTCCTCGCTTTTGGATATAAAAAATTTAAATTTGCAAGGTAAAAATTTGGCTGTTGCTTTAGGGACTTTTGATGGTGTACATATAGGTCATCAAAATGTCATAATGCAAGCTGTCAAATTGGCTAAAGAAAATCAAGGATTAAGTGCTGTATTTACCTTTAGTAATCACCCGTTATCTGTGATTGCTCCGAAGCGTAAACCTTTGATTATCAATGATACTTTAGCCAAGATTAGAGATATTGAAGCTTTAGGTGTAGATTTTTTATTTAATATTGAATTTAATTTAGAACTTTGTCAGATGGAACCAGAAGCTTTCGTTAAAATGTTGAAAGATTATTTATCTCCTAAATTTTTAGTTACAGGTCCTAATTATAGTTTTGGGGTAAAAGGATTAGGAACACCGGATTTATTAAAAGAACTTGGAGAAAAATATGGTTTTAAAGCATATATGCAACATTTTATTTATTGCCATAATAATATGGTAAGTAGCACTGTCATTCGTAAAGCATTAGCTGAAGGTGATTTAGATTGTGCAAATAAAATGTTAGGTAAGCCATTTAGCATAGATGAAGAAGTAATTCATGGAAAAAAACGTGGTCGTCTATTAGGTTTTCCAACTGCTAATTTAGCTATAAAAGCAGAGCGTGCTATGGTGCCAAATGGTGTCTATGTTGTTGAGGCTTATGTGGAAGGGAAAAAATATCAAGCTGTAGCTAGCGTAGGTACAAATCCAACATTTGAAGATATCAGCCGTCGCGTGGAAGTAAATATTTTTGATTTTCAACAAACTATCTATGGACAAATCATACGTGTTGATTTTCTAAAAATGCTTCGCAGGGAAATAAAATTTACTTCAGTTGATGCATTATTAAATCAAATGAAAAAAGATGTAAAACAAGCTAAAGCTTATTTTGTGAAGGAATAA
- the greA gene encoding transcription elongation factor GreA encodes MADKRVVLTEEGLKKLEEKLEYLKSVRRLEVADRLKAAIALGDLSENSEYDDAKNEQAFIEGEILTLESQIRNSEIIKADDSNKDVVHLGNTVVIKDMEYDEDETYTIVGSTEADTTEGKISNESPVGMAILGKTVGTVVQVKVPAGTLEYKIVEIKK; translated from the coding sequence ATGGCAGATAAGCGAGTAGTTTTGACCGAAGAAGGCTTAAAGAAGCTAGAAGAAAAACTTGAATATTTAAAAAGTGTCCGTCGTTTAGAAGTTGCTGACCGTTTAAAAGCAGCTATCGCACTAGGCGACCTTAGCGAAAACTCTGAATATGATGATGCTAAAAACGAACAGGCTTTCATTGAAGGTGAAATTCTCACTTTAGAAAGCCAGATTAGAAATAGTGAAATCATCAAAGCTGATGATAGCAATAAAGATGTAGTACATCTTGGTAATACTGTAGTAATCAAAGATATGGAATATGATGAAGATGAAACATATACAATCGTAGGTTCTACAGAAGCAGATACTACAGAAGGTAAAATCTCCAATGAATCTCCTGTTGGTATGGCTATCTTAGGAAAAACTGTAGGAACAGTAGTTCAAGTAAAAGTGCCAGCTGGTACTTTAGAATATAAAATTGTAGAAATTAAAAAATAA
- the lysS gene encoding lysine--tRNA ligase, whose translation MQVRRDKMQAFIDKGIEPFGRSYDVTHHAQELLDQFETLGEETVVRVAGRLMAVRGHGKASFTVVSDLSGKIQAYFRLDNLGEEKYGEFKLLDIGDIIGVEGTLFKTHRGEITIKVSDFSILAKSLRPLPEKFHGLKDVETRYRQRYLDLIVNPDVRQTFITRTKIIKSIRNYLDSRNFLEVETPVLSPIAGGANARPFITHHNALDIDMYLRIATELYLKRLVVGGFERVYEIGRIFRNEGIDVRHNPEFTSIEVYQAYADFNELMDLAEGIIKQAAMDACGTTKITYEGTEIDLSNFRRVTMNDIVLETTGKDFSKVQTLEEAQAIAQELAVPCEGKHSIGEILYEVFDEKVESTLIQPTIVTQYPTEVSPLSKRNKENPAFTDRFEMFIYGRELANAFSELNDPIDQEQRFIDQQKAREGGDDEAHMMDHDYITALEYGLPPTCGLGIGIDRLVMFLTDSSSIRDVLLFPTMKPIEN comes from the coding sequence ATGCAGGTGCGTCGTGATAAGATGCAAGCTTTCATAGATAAAGGTATTGAACCATTTGGTCGTAGTTATGATGTAACTCATCATGCTCAAGAACTTTTAGACCAATTTGAAACTTTAGGAGAAGAAACTGTAGTGCGCGTAGCTGGTCGTTTAATGGCTGTTCGTGGTCATGGTAAAGCTAGCTTCACTGTTGTTTCCGATCTTAGCGGAAAAATTCAAGCATATTTCCGTCTTGATAACCTTGGTGAAGAAAAATATGGTGAATTTAAATTATTAGATATCGGTGATATCATCGGTGTGGAAGGTACTTTATTCAAAACACATCGCGGTGAAATCACTATCAAAGTATCTGATTTCTCTATTTTAGCGAAGTCCCTTCGTCCATTACCAGAAAAATTCCATGGCTTAAAAGATGTAGAAACTCGTTATCGTCAACGTTATTTAGATTTAATCGTAAATCCAGATGTACGTCAGACTTTCATCACACGTACAAAAATCATTAAATCTATCCGTAACTATTTAGATAGCCGTAACTTCTTAGAAGTTGAAACACCTGTATTAAGCCCAATCGCTGGTGGTGCAAATGCTCGTCCATTCATCACTCATCATAATGCACTTGATATTGATATGTATCTTCGTATCGCTACAGAATTATATTTAAAACGTCTTGTAGTTGGTGGCTTTGAACGTGTTTATGAAATTGGTCGTATTTTCCGTAATGAAGGTATTGACGTAAGACATAATCCAGAATTCACATCTATCGAAGTATATCAAGCATATGCAGACTTCAATGAATTAATGGATTTAGCAGAAGGTATCATTAAACAGGCTGCAATGGATGCTTGTGGCACAACTAAAATTACTTATGAAGGTACAGAAATTGACTTAAGTAATTTCCGTCGTGTTACAATGAATGATATTGTTTTAGAAACTACAGGCAAAGACTTCAGCAAAGTTCAGACTTTAGAAGAAGCACAAGCAATTGCACAAGAATTAGCTGTTCCTTGTGAAGGTAAACATTCTATTGGCGAAATCTTATATGAAGTATTCGATGAAAAAGTAGAATCTACTTTAATTCAGCCAACTATTGTAACACAATATCCAACAGAAGTTTCTCCACTTTCAAAACGCAATAAAGAAAATCCTGCATTCACTGACCGTTTTGAAATGTTCATTTATGGTCGTGAACTTGCAAATGCTTTCTCCGAGTTAAATGACCCAATTGATCAGGAACAACGTTTCATTGATCAACAAAAAGCTCGTGAAGGTGGCGATGACGAAGCTCATATGATGGACCATGATTATATCACAGCTCTTGAATATGGTCTTCCACCAACATGTGGTCTTGGTATCGGTATTGACCGTTTAGTAATGTTCTTAACAGACAGCTCTTCTATTCGTGATGTACTCTTATTCCCAACAATGAAACCAATTGAAAATTAA
- a CDS encoding sugar O-acetyltransferase: MSELSKCLQGKQFNCIDNELVSIITKARRLTKQYNQTKFEDTIQKDNILSELFAKIGNNVKIDVPFYCDYGQHISIGNNVIININCTFVDCNKITIGNNVLIASNVQIYTATHPVNISDRLLDNWSYNNPHAFFNTYALPVTIEDNVWIGGGVIILPGVTIGKNSVIGAGSVVNKSIPPNSLAVGNPCKVIRKINNKN; the protein is encoded by the coding sequence ATGAGTGAATTATCTAAATGCTTACAAGGTAAACAATTTAATTGTATCGATAATGAATTAGTTTCTATTATTACTAAAGCTCGCAGACTCACCAAACAATACAATCAGACTAAATTTGAAGATACCATACAAAAAGACAATATTCTATCTGAATTATTTGCCAAAATAGGTAACAATGTAAAAATTGATGTACCTTTCTATTGTGATTATGGTCAACATATTTCTATTGGCAATAATGTAATTATCAATATTAATTGTACCTTTGTTGATTGTAATAAAATAACTATTGGCAATAATGTTTTAATCGCTTCTAATGTTCAAATTTATACAGCTACTCATCCTGTAAATATTAGTGACCGTCTACTTGATAATTGGTCTTATAATAATCCACACGCATTTTTCAATACGTATGCTTTACCTGTAACAATAGAAGATAATGTTTGGATTGGTGGTGGTGTTATAATTTTACCTGGAGTGACTATCGGTAAAAATTCAGTAATTGGCGCTGGAAGTGTAGTTAATAAATCAATACCACCTAATTCATTAGCTGTTGGCAATCCATGTAAAGTTATCCGTAAAATCAATAATAAAAATTAA
- a CDS encoding AraC family transcriptional regulator encodes MRDLLIDKNKQELKQHGNVEFPFRIGYEDIWQYYNGKFACHWHKEVEFTYVYQGKMRYQVNDKIYELKKGQCLFINANTFHRGEHINKEECKYFAMTFNIHFLANEEELIYKKYVLPVIYSKNLSSFVCLPENKLEKKIIKQVKYIDKCYRKQNLFYELEIKEHLLKLWQILWEVFESEIEIDIDRNYYKQLIKIKQITQFIHKHYAEKITLQNIADNLHISISDCSHSFKKFMKESIFEYILHYRIQQSLYLLQDKELSILQISLKVGFSSTSYYSKLFKKYMKMTPKEYRKLLKS; translated from the coding sequence ATGAGAGATTTATTAATAGATAAAAATAAACAAGAATTAAAGCAACATGGTAATGTAGAATTTCCTTTTAGAATAGGATATGAAGATATTTGGCAATATTATAATGGAAAATTTGCTTGTCATTGGCATAAAGAAGTAGAGTTTACATATGTATATCAAGGTAAGATGAGATATCAGGTCAATGATAAAATTTATGAATTAAAGAAAGGGCAATGTCTATTTATCAATGCGAATACTTTTCATAGAGGTGAACATATCAATAAAGAAGAATGTAAATATTTTGCAATGACTTTTAATATACATTTTTTGGCTAATGAGGAAGAATTAATTTATAAAAAATATGTATTGCCTGTTATTTATAGTAAAAATTTATCATCTTTTGTGTGTTTACCAGAAAATAAATTAGAAAAGAAAATAATAAAACAAGTAAAGTATATTGATAAATGTTACCGAAAACAGAATTTATTTTATGAATTAGAGATAAAGGAACATCTGTTAAAATTATGGCAAATTTTATGGGAAGTTTTTGAAAGTGAAATTGAAATAGATATAGATAGAAATTATTATAAACAATTAATAAAAATAAAGCAGATAACGCAATTTATACATAAACATTATGCAGAAAAGATAACTTTGCAAAATATAGCTGATAATTTACATATATCTATAAGTGATTGCAGTCATAGTTTTAAAAAGTTTATGAAAGAAAGTATATTTGAGTATATCTTGCATTATCGTATTCAACAAAGTCTTTATTTATTACAAGATAAAGAATTATCAATTTTACAGATATCTTTAAAAGTTGGATTTAGTAGTACTAGTTATTATAGTAAATTATTTAAAAAGTATATGAAAATGACACCTAAAGAATATAGAAAGCTCTTGAAAAGTTAG